Within the Opitutaceae bacterium TAV5 genome, the region CTGACCCTTCTCCGGAAACACATCCCCGAAGCCCGTCTCATTCTCTGGCCCGCCGACATCCGCGATGACGTCGAACCGCTTCTCCGCCGGCAATTCCCCGACGTGGAGATTGTCCACGGAGGCCTCGATTCCGCCGGTTTTCCCGACACTCCCGCCGTCCGTTCCGCCTTCGACCGCGCCGGTCTCTTCATTTGCAGTTCCGCCCCCGACATCCATGTCGCGACCAAAGTCTTCGATGCCTGGAGAAAATACCATGCTGCCGACATCGGCCACCATCCCTACGGCTTTTACGGTGTGACCGTGGACCGCGAGTCCGCCTTCGCCAGATTCGTCGGAGCCCGCCCCCTTTCTCCGTCCGAGCGGGACCTGCTCGATCACGCCGCCTTCGTCTATACGCGGGAAACGACCAGCCTCGACTACCTTCGCCGTGAAAACGTCAAGACGCCGGTCCTTGCCTTTGCACCCGACGCCGTTTTCGGCGTCGATCAGTACGATACCGCCCGCGCCAACGCCTGGCTCCGTGCCAATGCGCTCGAAAAAGACCGTTACATCTGCGTGATCGGCCGCACCCGGTTCGCTCCCTATTACAAGATTCGCAAGCACGCTCCGACCGAAAACGATCGTGCCCGCGAGGCCTACAACGAGCAGCACATCGAAAACGACCTCGGCAAGATCCGCGACGCGATCACCCGTTTCGTTGAGCAAACCGGTCTCAAGGTCGTTCTTTGCCCCGAAATGACCTTTGAGGTCGAAGTGGCGAAAACCGGAATTTACGACAAACTCCCCGAACGCATTCGCTCCCGCGTCGTCTGGAAAGACAGCTACTGGATGCCCGACGAGGCCGCCGCCGTTTACCGCGATGCGGTCGCACTGCTCAGCATGGAGTGCCACTCGCCGATCATCGCCGCCGCCGCCGGAACCCCCTCCCTCTATCTGCCTACCGCGACCGAAACGTCCAAGGGGCAGATGTGGCCCGACATCGGCCTCGGCGACTGGATGCTCAACCTCGACCGTCCGGACGTGACCGGAGAAACGCTTGCGACAGAGCTCGTCGGTATGCATAAAAACGAGACGGAAGCCCGGGCGAAACTTTCCGCCGCCATGGCCCGGGTTCGCGGTATCCAGCGCGAAACGATGGCGCAGATTCGGGCCCTTCTGCCTCACCAGAGTCTCTCGAACTGAGCGGCGGTCGGCTAGAAAGCCGCATCCGCAGAACGTAGCGGCATGCCTCCCTGCATGCCGGACGAGGCGCGCCGGCGTCTCGCCCCCCCCTTGAACCGGGTGACGCTGCGCGTCGCCGGTTTGTGTGGCGCGGGCGTCTCGCCCGCTTCCGACGTGGCACGGGCATCCTTGCCCGTGGACGGCGCGAAGCGTCGCCGGTTTGTTTCCGGACGACGCGGAGAGGCAACGCTCACGGGCTGGAAGCCCGTGCCACACGATCCGGCGGCTTCGCCGTCAGCGGGCGGGACGCCCGCGCCACTTCAGGGCCGTCCGCGTAACATCAGTCAGCAACTTGATTTGAAATACTGTCGTGTAGCCGCGACTACGACTGGAACTGTTCCAGCAGCAATCTCTCGTTCCCGTTCCCCGGGCGGGCAAGATGCAGGGCATGAAATCCCTGACAATGCCCTCCCGTTTATTCCCGCTCTCATTTGCTGCCGGTCTGGCCCTGGCGACTGCCGGCGCTCACGCAACTGTCTATCTTGAGGAAACCTTTTCCGGATACGTTGCCGGATCATTAGGCGGCCAGAGCGCGTCATCGGCCAGTGCCGGACTCTCGGGAAATTGGGAGCGTAATGCAGTAACGGATACTTATGCGGACGTGCAATCCGCCAGCCTCGCATTTGGCGATCTGGCCAACGAAGGAGGATCGCTTCGCCTCTACGGGACTGCGGCCAACAAATCCGTTGTCATTGGCGCCAGGGTGGACGCATCGCTCGCCGGCACGGTATATTCCGCATTCGTATTCCGGTTCGACACCCTTTCCACCTCGAACGCGGCGTCTTTTTCTGGTATCCGCATGAGCAGTACGCAGGATGGCAGTTCCGATACCCGGTTTGCCGTTTCACCTGATGGCAGTGCCTCACTTGGGGGCACACCTGATGCCCGGTTCAACGGCAGTGTCGGCTCCAGCGGATGGGGCACGCTTCTGGCCAGTGAAACCTACATTGCACTCTCCAGATATGAGCGCGTTGGCGACACCCTGTCGGCTTCAGCCAAAGGCAAGCTTACGACCTGGTATCTGACCCTTGACCAGTTCAACGCTTACAAGACGGATAACTTCGCAACGCTCAATGCGGCTACCGCCGCCGATGTCGCGGCCAAGACCTATTCTGAATCCTCTTCCGGGACGAGCACCATAACCGGGAGCTATCTCCAGTTTGTTGTCTTCAATGCCAGCGGGGAGACGGGACTCATCGACGTCACGTTCGACGCGCTCCGATTTGGCGACTCTTTCGATGCCGTCACCCCCTTGTCCATTCCCGAGCCTGCCACATGGGCGGTGCTGATCGGCGCCGCCGCATTCGGAATCGCGGTCATGCTTCGCAAGCGCTCACGCCGGTGAATCATTGGTCAGGAAGCGCGTTGTCAGGGATCCGGCGATCGATCGGGTCTTGAGACGGAAGATCGCACCAGTCGAAACGCGGACGGGATGCCCATTCGGGCAAAGTCCACGGAGTCCATGTTGTCGAAGCTGATGTCATCACAATCGATGCAGCACAGCGATTCGGAGCGTTGCCCTTCCGCGCGGGTCCAGTCGAGCCGGACATTGCGGAACCGCACACGATCCGCGTAACGGACGAAAATACCGCAGGCGGGCGGATTCGTGACCGCTTCTTTCCAGGGGTGCTCCAGGGCGCAGGACTCCGCGTCGAACGGCGATTGCAACCTGTGGCCGAAGAACCGGAAGACGCAGTCGATGAAATCGATGTCGGACACGCGCACGGTTTCCTCGCCGACGATATAGACGGACTTGGTGGCCCGGCAGGACAGACCCTTGAAGACGATGTTGCCGACCGCGGCCTTGGCCCCGACGCCGAGCGTCAGGTTCACCGGCGTGGTGACATCCATGACGATGTTCTCGAACCGGACGTTGTCGATATCGGTTCCTCGCGGATAGCGGTCCGAGTAAGCGGGCCAGATGCTGATCCCGGTGCGGGTGTCACGGATGACGAGGTTGGAAAACAGGCAGTCGCGAATGGTGCCGTCGCCGACGCCGAGCCGCAGCGCGCAGCAGCGGGTGCGCAGGATGCAATTGGAAACGATGGCGTTCTCCATTGGCACGTCCGCGTCTCCCAGCACCTTGTAGTGCCCGCGCAGCACGATGCAGTCGTCGGCTGTGTCGATGTCGCAATTGTCCACGACGAGGTTGCGGCAGCAGTTGAAATGCAGTCCGTCGGAGTTCGGAATCTTCCGGTCGCTCCGGATGGTCAGCCCGGAAATCTTCACGGTGTCGCAGTCGAGCAGGTAAACGCTCCAGAAGCAGGCGTTCACCAGCGAAACGTTTTCCAGTCGCACGTGGGTGGAGCCGACAAAATACAGCATTTGCCCGGGGCGCTCGTCGGGCAGCTTGTAATGGTCGTGGCTTCCCTCGCGTTCCGGGTCGCGCGCGATGACGCCTTGATTAAAAAACGCGGAGGGATTGCCGTCGATGGTTCCCCGACCGGCGAGAGTCACGTTGTCGCATCGGTAGGCGATCAGCAGGTGCGTTCCGTTGGCGGCCTGATGGGCGACCACGTCCTGTTCGGGAAAGCAGTCGATCGCGTTGTATTCGTCGCGCTCGGGGCAGGCCAGCAGGGTGCAGCCGGCCTCCAGATAAAGCGTGATGTTGGTTTTCAGCCACAGGGTTCCCGTTAAAAAAGTTCCCGGAGGGAAATAAACCACACCGCCACCGGCGTCGGCGCATCGGTCGATGGCCTGCTGGATGGCGCGGGTGTTGATTGCCGAGGGAGAGGCGATCGCGCCGGTTTCCGTGATGGATATGCGCATGATGGGCTTGTTGTGGGGGTAGGGGGGAGGCGGGGAGCAATGCTCACACGCCGCCGACGATGGGGAACCAGTCGGGGCGGCGGGGATCCTGGTGGAAGCGGGCGTAGTAGTCGCCGCGCTTCTCGTATTCGCGTTCGTATTTCTGCATTTTCTCCTCGTCGAGTGTGACGCCGAGGCCGGGGCCGCGGGGAACGGGCAGGCAGCCGTCGCGGTATTTCATGAGGCCGCCCTCGATGATGTCGTCGGTGAGGTAGTGGTAATGCGCATCGCCGGCGAACGTCATCTCGGGGATCGTGCTGGCAGTGTGAAGCATGGCGGCCAGCTCGATGCCGAACTCCGCGCCGCTGTGCATGGCCACGCCGAGGCCGAAGGTGCGGCAGACGGCGGCGAGGTCCTTCACACCGCGGGGACCTTCCCAGTAGTGGATGTCGGTGAGCACGATGTCCACGGAGCCGAGTTTCACGGCCGGAGCGAGGTCGTCGAAGCGGGCCGGATACATGTTGGTGGCCACCGGAATGCGGATCTGTTTGCGGACTTCGGCATTGCCATTGAGCCCCCAGGACGGGTCCTCGAAATACTCGATGCCGAGCGGTTCGAGTCGTCGGCCGATGCGGACGGCGGTGGGCACGGACCAGACGCCGTTGGGGTCGATGCGCAGGCCGAAATCGGGGCCGAGCCGTTCGCGGCACAGTTCGAGCACACGCGCTTCCTCGCCGGGGTCCATGACGCCGGCCTTGAGCTTCATGGCGCGCACGCCGAGCGTTTCGTAGAGTTCCTGGCACCAGTCGGCGAGGTCCCCGGCGCAGGTGTCGTCGCCCCCGCCGGGCCGGTCGTAGCGCCAGAACAGATACGCGATCATGGGAATGGCGTCGCGCACGGGGCCGCCGAGCAGGTCGCAGAGGGGGCGGTCGACCGCCTTGCCGATGATGTCGAGGCAGGCCATTTCGATGGCGGCGTAGAGGCGGGCGTTGGAGAGGTAGTAGATCGAGCGGAGGACCTTGAGCTTGATCGTTTCGAGGTGAAACGGATCCAGCCCGACGATGCGGGGTTTGAGCCGGAGGAGGGCGGCGCGCTGGTCGCCTCCGCCAACCTCGCCGAGACCCACGATGCCTTCGTCGGTGACGAGTTCGAGGATCGTACGGAGAAAATATCCGGGATGGACGCCGGTATTGTGGCGGAGCTGGCAGGTGAGGGGGATGGCGACGGTGCGTACTTTCAGGTCAATGATCTTCATGACGGAGGCGGTCTGTTTGCGGGTTTTTCTGCCGAAAGGATCCCCGGAGACCTCCGCCGGATCAATTCCGTATTGGATAAAAAATTATCTGTTATGGTAAAATCCCGGATTCTGTGGCTGGCTGTAACGATGAACACGATACCCGTTCTGCAAAAAGCCCTGGATGTGATTCACGCGATTGCCGCGAACGAGGGCGGCGGCCTCGGTGCGAAGCAACTGTCGATGGAGCTCGGTATCGCACCGGCCACGACATACCGGATTTTGCGTACCCTCGTGAAGAACAACTGGCTGCGGGAAAGCCGGCGCGGGGAGTTCCGGCTGGCTTTCGGACTGGCGCAGGTGACGCGGTCGTATGCGCGCCTCGAACACGTGCTGGGGTTGTTGCAGGGGCCGTTGCGCGAACTCTCGCACGAGACGGGCTTGTCGGCGAAGATTTCGATCCGCGAGGGGTTGCAGGCGGTGACGGCGCTGCGGGCGGAGTCACGGCGTCCGAATTCGATTTCTTCTCCGGTGGGTTCCCGGATGCACCTGCTGGAGGCGGGATCGGTCGGCACGATCCTGCTGGCGCAACTGCCGCGTCCGGAAGTCTTGCGCGTGCTGCATTCGGCGAGAGA harbors:
- a CDS encoding glycoside hydrolase family 28; its protein translation is MRISITETGAIASPSAINTRAIQQAIDRCADAGGGVVYFPPGTFLTGTLWLKTNITLYLEAGCTLLACPERDEYNAIDCFPEQDVVAHQAANGTHLLIAYRCDNVTLAGRGTIDGNPSAFFNQGVIARDPEREGSHDHYKLPDERPGQMLYFVGSTHVRLENVSLVNACFWSVYLLDCDTVKISGLTIRSDRKIPNSDGLHFNCCRNLVVDNCDIDTADDCIVLRGHYKVLGDADVPMENAIVSNCILRTRCCALRLGVGDGTIRDCLFSNLVIRDTRTGISIWPAYSDRYPRGTDIDNVRFENIVMDVTTPVNLTLGVGAKAAVGNIVFKGLSCRATKSVYIVGEETVRVSDIDFIDCVFRFFGHRLQSPFDAESCALEHPWKEAVTNPPACGIFVRYADRVRFRNVRLDWTRAEGQRSESLCCIDCDDISFDNMDSVDFARMGIPSAFRLVRSSVSRPDRSPDP
- a CDS encoding transcriptional regulator, coding for MVKSRILWLAVTMNTIPVLQKALDVIHAIAANEGGGLGAKQLSMELGIAPATTYRILRTLVKNNWLRESRRGEFRLAFGLAQVTRSYARLEHVLGLLQGPLRELSHETGLSAKISIREGLQAVTALRAESRRPNSISSPVGSRMHLLEAGSVGTILLAQLPRPEVLRVLHSAREDGERLPEREEPQWLKEIAAARRSGFGSAFGTRNPAIHAMSVALPLTDSELAALTVVGWPEDFRETLGQRELLRRLKRCAGTMRKLAGTG
- a CDS encoding anchor protein encodes the protein MQGMKSLTMPSRLFPLSFAAGLALATAGAHATVYLEETFSGYVAGSLGGQSASSASAGLSGNWERNAVTDTYADVQSASLAFGDLANEGGSLRLYGTAANKSVVIGARVDASLAGTVYSAFVFRFDTLSTSNAASFSGIRMSSTQDGSSDTRFAVSPDGSASLGGTPDARFNGSVGSSGWGTLLASETYIALSRYERVGDTLSASAKGKLTTWYLTLDQFNAYKTDNFATLNAATAADVAAKTYSESSSGTSTITGSYLQFVVFNASGETGLIDVTFDALRFGDSFDAVTPLSIPEPATWAVLIGAAAFGIAVMLRKRSRR
- a CDS encoding glucarate dehydratase; the protein is MKIIDLKVRTVAIPLTCQLRHNTGVHPGYFLRTILELVTDEGIVGLGEVGGGDQRAALLRLKPRIVGLDPFHLETIKLKVLRSIYYLSNARLYAAIEMACLDIIGKAVDRPLCDLLGGPVRDAIPMIAYLFWRYDRPGGGDDTCAGDLADWCQELYETLGVRAMKLKAGVMDPGEEARVLELCRERLGPDFGLRIDPNGVWSVPTAVRIGRRLEPLGIEYFEDPSWGLNGNAEVRKQIRIPVATNMYPARFDDLAPAVKLGSVDIVLTDIHYWEGPRGVKDLAAVCRTFGLGVAMHSGAEFGIELAAMLHTASTIPEMTFAGDAHYHYLTDDIIEGGLMKYRDGCLPVPRGPGLGVTLDEEKMQKYEREYEKRGDYYARFHQDPRRPDWFPIVGGV